From the Pseudomonadota bacterium genome, one window contains:
- a CDS encoding NYN domain-containing protein, whose product MSSSRRDRWRAKHEPSSKKPSASPPAAIAAAQTASASAPATAAPAATAPLCAPAPAPPPVSTGAPTPTAAAPSPQATPLRASASRATSDAPPAPRGPVSRKAACYVDFENLLYSSKDHGHPVSVARIVRHLNRLGRELTGIGWNATAVYAAWDAVVAHSRHAQDDWAMMGWRTVAVPTKEDYLSKQPVKNLVDFVMSLDMLEDARDKDHDTFVIVSGDADFCEVAERLKRLGRKVIVVALKPSFSFRLREAADEHIVWSFSDITGDEPLPVQSYRRLTQGAAPASASRTVAEEPYDILRRAVRLAERDQGVSPVPWRVIRDEYFLRMTRMTEAAADDLVRLFDQEGFVTLVRRKARDGTSQAYLSIPR is encoded by the coding sequence ATGAGCAGTTCGCGACGAGATCGCTGGCGCGCCAAACACGAGCCCTCCTCGAAGAAGCCATCGGCTTCGCCCCCCGCAGCCATCGCCGCCGCTCAGACCGCGTCAGCCTCCGCGCCTGCTACCGCCGCGCCCGCGGCCACCGCGCCGCTCTGCGCTCCCGCACCAGCCCCTCCGCCCGTGAGCACGGGCGCCCCCACGCCGACAGCGGCAGCACCTTCCCCGCAGGCCACCCCTCTCAGAGCCAGCGCATCGCGCGCGACCTCGGACGCGCCCCCTGCTCCCCGCGGCCCCGTGAGCCGCAAGGCCGCGTGCTACGTCGACTTCGAGAACCTGCTGTACTCGAGCAAGGACCACGGCCATCCGGTGAGCGTTGCCCGCATCGTGCGCCACCTCAACCGCCTGGGGCGTGAGCTCACGGGCATCGGCTGGAACGCCACCGCCGTGTATGCCGCCTGGGACGCCGTGGTCGCCCACAGCCGCCACGCGCAAGACGATTGGGCCATGATGGGGTGGCGCACGGTGGCGGTGCCCACGAAGGAAGACTACCTCAGCAAGCAGCCCGTGAAGAACCTGGTCGACTTCGTGATGAGCCTCGACATGCTCGAAGACGCGCGCGACAAGGACCACGACACCTTCGTCATCGTGAGCGGCGACGCCGACTTCTGCGAGGTGGCCGAGCGCCTGAAGCGCCTCGGCCGCAAGGTCATCGTGGTGGCCCTCAAGCCGAGCTTCAGCTTTCGCCTGCGAGAGGCGGCTGATGAGCACATCGTGTGGAGCTTCTCTGACATCACGGGCGACGAGCCCCTGCCGGTGCAGTCGTATCGACGCCTCACCCAGGGGGCTGCGCCTGCGTCTGCGTCTCGCACCGTGGCCGAGGAGCCGTACGACATCTTGCGCCGCGCGGTGCGTCTGGCCGAGCGCGACCAGGGGGTCAGCCCGGTGCCGTGGCGCGTCATTCGCGATGAGTACTTCCTGCGCATGACGCGCATGACCGAGGCGGCGGCCGACGACCTGGTGCGCCTGTTCGATCAGGAGGGATTCGTCACCCTCGTGCGCCGAAAGGCGCGCGACGGAACATCACAGGCGTATCTCAGCATTCCCCGCTGA